From Triticum aestivum cultivar Chinese Spring chromosome 4A, IWGSC CS RefSeq v2.1, whole genome shotgun sequence, a single genomic window includes:
- the LOC123084232 gene encoding aspartic proteinase CDR1-like: MAATTRVSRALLLVGVVLTAQLCACTSYSGDGFSVEFIHRDSVGSPFHDPSLTAHGRVVKALARSYARADEPSAHGVVSELTSTPFEYLMAVHVGTPPTRLLAIADTGSDLVWLNCSKKHGPGPAFAGDAPSPPPSPGVVFDPAKSKTYRLVGCDSGACRALSDSSCAGGDKCTYYYYYGDGSATSGLLSTETFTFADNAPGTRGERTTRVPNVNFGCGTTFVGSFIGDGLVGLGNSNLSLVRQLGAHASLGRRFSYCLVPYSINASSVLNFGARATVTEPGAATTPLIPSRVRTYYTIDLASVKVGNATYKAPRQTPAIVDSGTTLTFLDKALLDPLVKELAGRIKLPKAPPPADLQLPLCYNVSGLKEGQIAATILDVKLGLGGGAAVTLKALNTFVVVQAETLCLAIAPASERLRTSIIGNIAQQNMHVGYDLDKRTVTFAAADCARAYPAHAPAPGPAHAHAPAPAPAHALAAHPPPPRRMPTPAHPPPPRHMNGSV, encoded by the coding sequence ATGGCTGCGACGACGAGGGTATCTCGCGCTCTCCTGCTCGTCGGCGTCGTCCTCACGGCGCAGCTGTGCGCTTGCACGTCCTACAGCGGCGATGGGTTCAGCGTGGAGTTCATCCACCGCGACTCCGTCGGGTCGCCGTTCCACGACCCCTCGCTCACCGCGCACGGGCGCGTGGTCAAGGCGCTCGCGCGCTCCTACGCCCGCGCCGACGAGCCGTCGGCCCACGGCGTCGTGTCCGAGCTCACCTCCACGCCGTTCGAGTACCTGATGGCCGTGCACGTGGGCACGCCGCCCACCCGTCTGCTCGCCATCGCCGACACCGGCAGCGACCTCGTCTGGCTCAACTGCAGCAAGAAGCACGGTCCTGGTCCGGCGTTTGCCGGTGACGCGCCCTCACCCCCGCCATCGCCGGGCGTCGTGTTCGACCCCGCCAAGTCCAAGACGTACCGCCTCGTGGGCTGCGACTCCGGGGCGTGCCGCGCACTCTCGGACTCATCCTGCGCCGGCGGCGACAAGTGCACCTACTATTACTACTACGGCGACGGCTCCGCGACCAGCGGCCTCCTCTCCACCGAGACCTTCACCTTCGCCGACAACGCCCCCGGCACCCGCGGCGAGCGGACGACGCGCGTACCCAACGTCAACTTCGGCTGCGGCACGACCTTTGTCGGCTCCTTCATCGGAGACGGCCTCGTCGGCCTCGGCAACAGCAACCTCTCCCTCGTCAGGCAGCTGGGCGCGCACGCGTCGCTCGGACGGAGGTTCTCCTACTGCCTCGTGCCCTACTCCATCAACGCCTCCTCCGTGCTCAACTTCGGCGCCCGCGCCACCGTGACGGAACCGGGCGCGGCGACGACGCCGCTGATCCCGTCCAGGGTGAGGACCTACTACACCATCGACCTCGCGTCTGTCAAGGTCGGCAACGCGACTTACAAGGCGCCGCGCCAGACCCCCGCCATCGTCGACTCCGGCACGACGCTGACGTTCCTGGACAAGGCGCTGCTAGACCCACTCGTGAAGGAGCTGGCCGGGCGGATCAAGCTCCCGAAGGCCCCGCCGCCGGCGGACCTCCAGCTGCCGCTGTGCTACAACGTGAGCGGGCTAAAGGAGGGGCAGATCGCGGCGACGATCCTTGACGTGAAGCTGGGGCTGGGCGGCGGTGCGGCGGTGACGCTGAAGGCGTTGAACACCTTCGTGGTGGTGCAGGCGGAGACCCTGTGCTTGGCGATTGCGCCGGCGTCGGAGCGCCTTCGGACGTCGATCATCGGGAACATCGCGCAGCAGAACATGCACGTCGGGTACGACCTCGACAAGCGCACCGTCACGTTCGCCGCAGCCGACTGCGCGAGGGCTTACCCCGCCCACGCACCCGCACCGGGCCCCGCCCATGCCCACGCACCCGCACCCGCCCCGGCCCATGCCCTCGCCGCGCACCCGCCCCCGCCCCGGCGCATGCCCACGCCCGCGCACCCGCCCCCGCCCCGGCACATGAACGGCTCCGTGTAG